A section of the Pimelobacter simplex genome encodes:
- a CDS encoding ABC transporter permease — MNTTPDVGASVPAATAGPGWLPAVRDRLQQLLAFASLIVICAYFSIASPIFFTWDNITNVLFSTVVIGLLAVGTTFVIITGGIDLSIGTGMALCAVMSGVFIVNMGLPMVLGVLLAVLFGGLVGFVNGFNVAVLKLPPFIATLAMMLVAEGLALVISGSSPIYFTDSPDYVKISTGELIPGLPNAVLVLFAACLVAGVLLGKTVLGRYTYSIGSNEHATALSGINVRRWKLLIYTLAGLFIGLAGVMISARLGSAQPATGMGYELQAIAAVVIGGTSLAGGKGTIVGTVIGALIISVLNNGLQLLSIAQEWQSVILGVVILIAVYADMARKKEV, encoded by the coding sequence ATGAACACCACCCCCGACGTCGGCGCGAGCGTGCCGGCGGCCACCGCAGGCCCCGGCTGGCTGCCGGCCGTGCGCGACCGGCTCCAGCAGCTGCTCGCCTTCGCCAGCCTGATCGTGATCTGCGCCTACTTCAGCATCGCGAGCCCGATCTTCTTCACCTGGGACAACATCACCAACGTCCTGTTCAGCACGGTGGTGATCGGACTCCTCGCGGTCGGTACGACGTTCGTCATCATCACCGGCGGCATCGACCTCTCCATCGGCACCGGCATGGCGCTGTGCGCGGTGATGTCCGGCGTGTTCATCGTGAACATGGGACTGCCGATGGTGCTCGGCGTCCTGCTCGCCGTGCTCTTCGGCGGCCTGGTCGGCTTCGTCAACGGCTTCAACGTGGCGGTCCTCAAGCTGCCACCGTTCATCGCCACCCTGGCGATGATGCTGGTCGCCGAGGGCCTGGCGCTCGTCATCTCCGGCAGCTCGCCGATCTACTTCACCGACTCGCCCGACTACGTCAAGATCTCCACCGGAGAGCTGATCCCGGGCCTGCCCAACGCCGTCCTGGTGCTGTTCGCGGCCTGCCTGGTCGCCGGCGTCCTGCTCGGCAAGACCGTGCTGGGCCGCTACACCTACTCGATCGGCAGCAACGAGCACGCCACCGCGCTGTCGGGGATCAACGTGCGTCGCTGGAAGCTCCTGATCTACACCCTGGCCGGACTCTTCATCGGTCTGGCCGGCGTGATGATCTCGGCCCGCCTCGGCTCGGCCCAGCCGGCCACCGGCATGGGCTACGAGCTCCAGGCCATCGCGGCCGTCGTCATCGGCGGTACGTCGCTGGCCGGCGGCAAGGGGACGATCGTCGGCACCGTCATCGGCGCCCTCATCATCTCGGTGCTCAACAACGGGCTTCAGCTCCTGTCGATCGCCCAGGAGTGGCAGAGCGTGATCCTCGGCGTCGTGATCCTGATCGCCGTCTACGCCGACATGGCTCGCAAGAAGGAGGTGTAG
- a CDS encoding sugar ABC transporter ATP-binding protein — MTELLKAEGVAKGFPGVQALRDMHLELRHGEVLALVGENGAGKSTLMKLLSGIYTPDEGQFFLNGAPYRPSGPGAALAQGVSIIHQEFNLMPHLTVAENIFIGREPKVGPLLSDRALNHRAGELLERLGVRLSPKAVVGGLTVANQQMVEIAKALSHDPQVLIMDEPTAALNDAEVAALHALIGRFTTPTTGVIYISHRMDELKAITDRITVIRDGQFIDTVETRDTTVDQVVSLMVGRALVEDARPVGVREDRPVVLSVTGLTTKGLLDQVTFDLREGEILGFAGLMGAGRTEVARAIVGADRSHGIVELRGRRIKIRNPADAARLRIGYLSEDRKHLGLLLDQDVSANIALPSLSERYSKAGWVRGAGIRATARDMIQKLRIKTPSENQVTKYLSGGNQQKVVIAKWLVKDCDILIFDEPTRGIDVGAKAEIYALLNDLAATGKSIVMISSELPEVLRMSHRVVVMTEGRVSGILSAADATQESVMRLATLRPTAVADPVAADPAVADPVVERDVPHLTSVDKE, encoded by the coding sequence ATGACTGAGCTGCTGAAGGCCGAGGGTGTGGCCAAGGGGTTCCCCGGAGTGCAGGCCCTGCGTGACATGCACCTCGAGCTGCGCCACGGCGAGGTGCTCGCCCTGGTCGGCGAGAACGGCGCCGGCAAGTCCACCCTGATGAAGCTGCTCTCCGGCATCTACACGCCCGACGAGGGGCAGTTCTTCCTCAACGGTGCGCCCTACCGCCCGAGCGGGCCGGGCGCCGCGCTCGCCCAGGGCGTCAGCATCATCCACCAGGAGTTCAACCTGATGCCGCACCTGACGGTCGCGGAGAACATCTTCATCGGCCGCGAGCCGAAGGTCGGACCGCTGCTGTCGGACCGTGCCCTCAACCACCGGGCCGGCGAGCTGCTCGAGCGGCTCGGCGTCCGGCTGAGCCCCAAGGCCGTGGTCGGCGGGCTCACCGTCGCCAACCAGCAGATGGTCGAGATCGCCAAGGCGCTCTCGCACGACCCGCAGGTCCTGATCATGGACGAGCCGACCGCGGCGCTCAACGACGCCGAGGTCGCCGCGCTCCACGCGCTCATCGGCCGGTTCACCACGCCGACGACCGGCGTCATCTACATCTCGCACCGGATGGACGAGCTCAAGGCGATCACCGACCGGATCACCGTGATCCGCGACGGCCAGTTCATCGACACGGTCGAGACCCGCGACACCACGGTCGACCAGGTCGTCTCGCTCATGGTCGGCCGGGCCCTGGTCGAGGACGCCCGGCCGGTCGGCGTACGGGAGGACCGGCCGGTGGTCCTGTCGGTCACCGGGCTCACCACCAAGGGACTCCTCGACCAGGTCACCTTCGACCTGCGCGAGGGCGAGATCCTCGGTTTCGCGGGCCTCATGGGCGCCGGGCGTACCGAGGTCGCCCGCGCGATCGTCGGCGCGGACAGGAGCCACGGCATCGTCGAGCTGCGCGGGCGGCGGATCAAGATCCGCAATCCCGCGGACGCCGCCCGGCTCCGGATCGGCTACCTCTCCGAGGACCGCAAGCACCTCGGCCTGCTGCTCGACCAGGACGTCAGCGCCAACATCGCGCTGCCCTCGCTCAGCGAGCGCTACAGCAAGGCCGGTTGGGTCCGCGGTGCCGGCATCCGTGCGACCGCGCGCGACATGATCCAGAAGCTGCGCATCAAGACGCCCAGCGAGAACCAGGTCACGAAGTACCTCTCGGGTGGCAACCAGCAGAAGGTCGTCATCGCCAAGTGGCTCGTCAAGGACTGCGACATCCTCATCTTCGACGAGCCGACCCGGGGCATCGACGTCGGCGCCAAGGCCGAGATCTACGCCCTGCTCAACGACCTCGCCGCGACCGGCAAGTCGATCGTGATGATCAGCTCCGAGCTGCCCGAGGTGCTGCGGATGTCGCACCGCGTGGTCGTGATGACCGAGGGCCGGGTCAGCGGCATCCTCTCGGCGGCCGACGCGACCCAGGAGTCGGTCATGCGCCTCGCCACGCTGCGCCCCACCGCCGTGGCCGATCCGGTCGCGGCCGATCCCGCCGTTGCGGATCCCGTCGTCGAGCGCGACGTCCCCCATCTCACGTCCGTGGACAAGGAGTGA
- a CDS encoding amidohydrolase family protein, whose translation MTIDAHLHLWDLDVSDYAWLGPQHGPLHRSFGPDEAARELRSSGIEAAVLVQAEDSLADTGWLLDVARTHDWVLGVVGWVPLDRPDQAATALAELDEPALRGVRHLIHDDPRAATFLGLAEVRESLRLVAERGLVLDVPDAWPTHLDAVGDLADALPGLTIVVDHLAKPPWGTAAMSGWAASLRAVAQRPNVVAKVSGLAGAEPYTAATLRPVLDTALDAFGAHRLMYGGDWPMATARHDYAGALGPIAELVSALSPHEQAEIRRATALRVYGRVRHD comes from the coding sequence ATGACCATCGACGCCCACCTGCACCTGTGGGACCTCGACGTCAGCGACTACGCCTGGCTCGGGCCGCAGCACGGCCCGCTGCACCGCTCGTTCGGACCGGACGAGGCGGCGCGCGAGCTCCGGTCCTCCGGCATCGAGGCGGCGGTGCTCGTCCAGGCCGAGGACTCGCTGGCCGACACCGGATGGCTCCTGGACGTCGCCCGCACCCACGACTGGGTGCTCGGCGTGGTCGGCTGGGTCCCGCTCGACCGGCCGGACCAGGCCGCGACGGCGCTCGCGGAGCTCGACGAGCCGGCCCTCCGGGGCGTGCGGCACCTGATCCACGACGACCCGCGGGCCGCCACCTTCCTGGGCCTCGCCGAGGTCCGGGAGAGCCTGCGGCTGGTCGCCGAGCGCGGCCTGGTGCTCGACGTACCGGACGCCTGGCCGACGCACCTCGACGCCGTGGGCGACCTCGCCGACGCCCTGCCCGGGCTGACGATCGTCGTCGACCACCTGGCCAAGCCGCCGTGGGGCACCGCGGCGATGTCCGGCTGGGCCGCGTCGCTGCGCGCGGTCGCGCAGCGGCCCAACGTGGTCGCCAAGGTGTCAGGACTCGCCGGAGCGGAGCCCTACACCGCCGCCACGCTGCGGCCCGTGCTCGACACCGCGCTGGACGCCTTCGGCGCCCACCGGTTGATGTACGGCGGCGACTGGCCGATGGCGACGGCGCGCCACGACTACGCCGGCGCGCTGGGGCCGATCGCGGAGCTGGTCTCCGCGCTGTCCCCCCACGAGCAGGCCGAAATCCGGAGGGCGACGGCTCTCCGCGTCTACGGGAGGGTGCGTCATGACTGA
- a CDS encoding aldo/keto reductase yields the protein MSVPDPDLRLGLGGAGLGNHRVALDDATAWAVLDEAWLRGIRLFDTAPHYGLGLSERRLGEFLAGRPRAGFEVSTKVGRRLVPVADPDGALDDEGFVVPADVRRVWDFSAAGIRQTLEASLERLGLDHVDTVYLHDPERWNLQEALDQGLPALRGLQAEGLVRRVGVGSMDLDALVAAAGTGLVDELMVAGRYTLVDRRAEERLLPLCAEAGVAIVAAAVFNGGLLAGSPSPASTYDYAQVPADVLARAQRLDDICRRAGVPLPAAALQFPLRRPVVRSVVVGAVDPAQVSANVRLLAAEVPDELWDEVAAG from the coding sequence ATGTCGGTGCCTGATCCCGACCTCCGCCTCGGCCTCGGTGGCGCCGGACTCGGCAACCACCGGGTCGCCCTCGACGACGCCACCGCGTGGGCGGTGCTCGACGAGGCCTGGCTGCGGGGGATCCGGCTCTTCGACACCGCGCCGCACTACGGGCTCGGGCTGTCCGAGCGCCGGCTGGGGGAGTTCCTCGCGGGCCGGCCGCGCGCCGGGTTCGAGGTCTCGACCAAGGTCGGCCGGCGCCTGGTCCCGGTCGCCGACCCCGACGGCGCGCTGGACGACGAGGGCTTCGTCGTACCGGCCGACGTGCGGCGGGTGTGGGACTTCAGCGCCGCCGGGATCCGGCAGACGCTGGAGGCCTCGCTGGAGCGGCTCGGTCTCGACCACGTCGACACCGTCTACCTGCACGACCCGGAGCGCTGGAACCTCCAGGAGGCGCTCGACCAGGGTCTGCCCGCGCTGCGCGGGCTCCAGGCCGAGGGGCTCGTGCGCCGCGTGGGCGTCGGCTCGATGGACCTCGACGCCCTCGTCGCGGCGGCCGGGACCGGTCTCGTCGACGAGCTCATGGTCGCCGGGCGCTACACCCTCGTCGACCGGCGGGCCGAGGAGCGGCTGCTGCCGCTGTGCGCCGAGGCGGGGGTCGCGATCGTCGCCGCGGCGGTCTTCAACGGCGGCCTGCTCGCCGGGTCGCCGAGCCCGGCGTCCACCTACGACTACGCGCAGGTGCCGGCCGACGTGCTCGCCCGGGCTCAGCGTCTCGACGACATCTGCCGCCGGGCGGGCGTCCCCCTGCCGGCCGCCGCGCTGCAGTTCCCCCTGCGCCGGCCGGTCGTGCGCAGCGTCGTGGTCGGCGCGGTCGACCCGGCCCAGGTGAGCGCCAACGTCCGGCTGCTCGCCGCCGAGGTCCCCGACGAGCTCTGGGACGAGGTGGCAGCCGGATGA
- a CDS encoding enolase C-terminal domain-like protein: MSKITEMQTDDVRFPTSTSLDGSDAMNPDPDYSAAYVRLATDAGDGLEGHGFVFTIGRGNDVQLSAVASLEPYVVGRDLEATLADLGGFWKELVHDSQLRWLGPEKGVMHMAIGAVVNALWDLKAKRAGLPLWQLLGEMSPAEIVSLVDFRYLSDALTPTEALEILEKAQPRRAERMDELRERGYPGYTTTPGWLGYDDAKLVRLCREAVAEGFAQIKLKVGANLADDVRRLALARETVGPGIAIAVDANQRWEVDEAVTWMSALAPYDVAWIEEPTNPDDILGHAAIARGVAPIPVATGEHMANRVMAKQFLAAGALEVLQLDATRVAGVNENIALLLLAAKFGVRVCPHAGGVGLCEVVQHLSMFDFVAVSASTEGRMIEFVDHLHEHFVTPVVIDRGHYRAPLTPGSGAEMLASSIVENRYVGA; encoded by the coding sequence TTGAGCAAGATCACCGAGATGCAGACGGATGACGTTCGGTTCCCGACGTCGACCTCGCTCGACGGATCCGACGCCATGAACCCCGACCCCGACTACTCCGCGGCCTACGTACGCCTGGCGACCGACGCCGGCGACGGGCTGGAGGGGCACGGGTTCGTCTTCACCATCGGCCGGGGCAATGACGTCCAGCTCAGCGCCGTCGCGAGCCTCGAGCCGTACGTCGTGGGCCGCGACCTGGAGGCGACGCTCGCCGACCTCGGCGGCTTCTGGAAGGAGCTCGTCCACGACTCCCAGCTGCGCTGGCTCGGTCCCGAGAAGGGCGTGATGCACATGGCGATCGGCGCCGTGGTCAACGCGCTGTGGGACCTCAAGGCCAAGCGTGCGGGCCTCCCGCTGTGGCAGCTCCTGGGCGAGATGTCGCCGGCCGAGATCGTCAGCCTGGTCGACTTCCGCTACCTCTCCGACGCGCTCACCCCGACCGAGGCGCTCGAGATCCTCGAGAAGGCCCAGCCGCGCCGGGCCGAGCGGATGGACGAGCTGCGCGAGCGCGGCTACCCCGGCTACACCACCACCCCCGGCTGGCTCGGGTACGACGACGCGAAGCTCGTCCGGCTCTGCCGCGAGGCGGTCGCCGAGGGTTTCGCCCAGATCAAGCTCAAGGTCGGCGCCAACCTGGCCGATGACGTACGACGTCTCGCGCTGGCCCGCGAGACCGTGGGTCCGGGCATCGCGATCGCCGTCGACGCCAACCAGCGCTGGGAGGTCGACGAGGCGGTGACCTGGATGAGCGCGCTCGCGCCGTACGACGTCGCCTGGATCGAGGAGCCGACCAACCCCGACGACATCCTGGGACACGCGGCCATCGCCCGCGGGGTCGCGCCGATCCCGGTGGCGACCGGCGAGCACATGGCCAACCGGGTGATGGCCAAGCAGTTCCTCGCGGCCGGCGCGCTCGAGGTGCTCCAGCTCGACGCGACCCGGGTGGCCGGCGTCAACGAGAACATCGCGCTGCTGCTGCTCGCCGCGAAGTTCGGCGTGCGGGTCTGCCCCCATGCCGGGGGCGTCGGGCTGTGCGAGGTCGTCCAGCACCTGTCGATGTTCGACTTCGTCGCGGTCTCGGCGAGCACCGAGGGCCGGATGATCGAGTTCGTCGACCACCTGCACGAGCACTTCGTGACCCCCGTCGTCATCGACCGTGGTCACTACCGGGCGCCGCTGACCCCCGGCTCCGGAGCCGAGATGCTCGCGAGCTCGATCGTGGAGAACCGGTATGTCGGTGCCTGA
- a CDS encoding fumarylacetoacetate hydrolase family protein → MKLARRGPLGAEIPVVETPAGVLDARPVTADFDRAFFAADGIARLAQAVADGALPVLADAASLRVGAPVARPGALICIGQNYAAHAAESGAEPPTVPIIFLKVPNTVVGPYDDVRIPRHSTKTDWEVELGIVIGREASYLDGPEQALDHVAGFVVANDLSEREFQMDLSGGQWSKGKCCPGFSPLGPWLVTPDEVDHRALGLRSWVNGEIRQESSTADQIFDVATIVWHLSQFLTLDPGDVILTGTPEGVAFSGRFPYLSAGDVVEIEIEGLGRQRQQMAPAVESAGAAR, encoded by the coding sequence ATGAAGCTGGCACGCAGGGGTCCCCTCGGAGCCGAGATCCCCGTCGTCGAGACCCCCGCAGGGGTGCTGGACGCCCGGCCGGTCACCGCGGACTTCGACCGCGCGTTCTTCGCCGCGGACGGGATCGCCCGCCTGGCCCAGGCGGTCGCGGACGGCGCGCTCCCCGTGCTCGCGGACGCGGCGAGCCTGCGCGTCGGCGCTCCGGTCGCCCGCCCCGGCGCCCTGATCTGCATCGGGCAGAACTACGCCGCCCACGCCGCCGAGTCCGGAGCCGAGCCGCCGACGGTGCCGATCATCTTCCTCAAGGTGCCCAACACCGTCGTCGGCCCGTACGACGACGTGCGGATCCCCCGCCACAGCACGAAGACCGACTGGGAGGTCGAGCTCGGCATCGTGATCGGCCGCGAGGCGTCGTACCTCGACGGGCCCGAGCAGGCCCTGGACCACGTCGCCGGCTTCGTCGTCGCCAACGACCTCTCCGAGCGCGAGTTCCAGATGGATCTGTCCGGCGGGCAGTGGAGCAAGGGCAAGTGCTGCCCCGGCTTCAGCCCGCTCGGCCCCTGGCTGGTCACCCCCGACGAGGTCGACCACCGCGCGCTCGGCCTGCGGAGCTGGGTCAACGGCGAGATCCGGCAGGAGTCGAGCACCGCCGACCAGATCTTCGACGTCGCGACGATCGTGTGGCACCTGAGCCAGTTCCTCACCCTCGACCCGGGCGACGTGATCCTGACCGGGACGCCCGAGGGGGTGGCCTTCTCGGGGCGCTTCCCCTACCTGAGCGCCGGCGACGTCGTCGAGATCGAGATCGAGGGGCTCGGCCGCCAGCGCCAGCAGATGGCCCCGGCCGTCGAGAGCGCCGGAGCGGCCCGATGA
- a CDS encoding SDR family NAD(P)-dependent oxidoreductase, with the protein MSGEFAGLTAVVTGGGSGIGAAIAAELTARGARVAAFDLDPTGVPEGVLGITANVGDDASVRAGIDQAVAALGQLDVLVNNAGIGAQGTVADNDDAEWLRVLDVNVLGIVRMSRAALPHLRASRAPAIVNVGSIAATAGLPQRAAYSASKGAVHALTRAMAADHLPEGIRVNCVAPGTADTPWVQRLLGAAPDPAAELAALNARQPHGRLVRAEEIAVSVAYLASPRSGSTTGVALAVDGGMNDLRLRPRG; encoded by the coding sequence ATGAGCGGCGAGTTCGCCGGCCTGACGGCCGTCGTCACCGGCGGCGGCTCGGGCATCGGCGCGGCCATCGCCGCCGAGCTCACCGCGCGCGGGGCCCGGGTCGCCGCGTTCGACCTCGATCCGACGGGCGTCCCGGAGGGCGTCCTGGGCATCACCGCGAACGTCGGCGACGACGCCTCGGTGCGGGCCGGCATCGACCAGGCGGTCGCCGCCCTCGGTCAGCTCGACGTCCTCGTCAACAACGCCGGCATCGGCGCCCAGGGCACCGTCGCCGACAACGACGACGCCGAGTGGCTGCGGGTGCTCGACGTCAACGTGCTCGGGATCGTGCGGATGTCCCGGGCCGCGCTGCCCCACCTGCGTGCCTCGCGCGCGCCGGCGATCGTCAACGTGGGCTCGATCGCGGCCACGGCCGGACTGCCCCAGCGGGCGGCGTACAGCGCGAGCAAGGGGGCCGTCCACGCCCTGACCCGGGCGATGGCCGCCGACCACCTGCCCGAGGGGATCCGGGTCAACTGCGTGGCGCCCGGCACCGCGGACACCCCGTGGGTCCAGCGCCTGCTCGGCGCCGCGCCCGACCCCGCGGCCGAGCTGGCCGCACTCAACGCCCGCCAACCGCACGGCCGGCTGGTCCGCGCCGAGGAGATCGCGGTGAGCGTCGCCTACCTCGCCAGTCCGCGCTCGGGTTCCACGACCGGCGTCGCGCTGGCCGTCGACGGTGGTATGAACGACCTGCGTCTCCGGCCCCGCGGATAG
- a CDS encoding L-rhamnose mutarotase has product MVAIALHTVLAPGREQDYEDVHRTIPAALATALAEHGVRDWRIWRDGRDVFHLVDVDDIATFHAMRRALLDLPVNQAWQDTVGPMFEQPDDYEAADPTLNLLWSLQGQQRIAD; this is encoded by the coding sequence ATGGTCGCCATCGCCCTGCACACCGTGCTCGCGCCCGGGCGCGAGCAGGACTACGAGGACGTGCACCGGACGATCCCGGCCGCGCTGGCCACCGCGCTGGCCGAGCACGGCGTCCGGGACTGGCGGATCTGGCGCGACGGTCGCGATGTCTTCCACCTCGTCGACGTGGACGACATCGCGACCTTCCACGCGATGCGCCGGGCGCTGCTGGACCTGCCGGTCAACCAGGCCTGGCAGGACACCGTTGGTCCGATGTTCGAGCAACCCGACGACTACGAAGCCGCCGATCCCACGCTGAACCTGCTCTGGAGTCTCCAAGGGCAACAGCGGATCGCCGACTAA
- a CDS encoding FadR/GntR family transcriptional regulator — protein sequence MAVTDEAILKIKDMLLRGELRPGDRLAPEKELSERLGLSRNSLREAVKALELIRVLDVRRGDGTYVTSLEPSLLLEAMSFVVDLHQDHTVLDLFEVRRILEPVAAEMATTRATDHQLAQLTAMLDEVGPETSVEDLVKHDVAFHGAIYELSGNAYLSTLLESLSGRTLRARIWRGLTEEHSVERTLAEHRAIVDAMVLGNRDLVRSWITVHISGVESWLRRAGQTPEGWQDPTAGAPEVAQVPSEMPPST from the coding sequence ATGGCAGTGACCGATGAGGCGATCCTCAAGATCAAGGACATGCTGCTGCGGGGCGAGCTGCGCCCCGGCGACCGGCTGGCTCCGGAGAAGGAGCTGAGCGAGCGGCTCGGGCTCTCCCGCAACTCGCTGCGCGAGGCGGTCAAGGCGCTCGAGCTGATCCGGGTGCTCGACGTACGCCGGGGCGACGGCACCTATGTCACCAGCCTCGAGCCGAGCCTGCTGCTCGAGGCGATGTCGTTCGTCGTCGACCTGCACCAGGACCACACGGTCCTCGACCTGTTCGAGGTACGCCGGATCCTCGAGCCGGTCGCCGCCGAGATGGCGACCACCCGGGCCACCGACCACCAGCTCGCCCAGCTCACCGCGATGCTCGACGAGGTCGGCCCGGAGACCTCCGTCGAGGACCTGGTCAAGCACGACGTGGCCTTCCACGGCGCGATCTACGAGCTCTCCGGCAACGCCTACCTGAGCACGCTGCTCGAGAGCCTGTCCGGGCGCACCCTCCGGGCCCGGATCTGGCGTGGCCTGACCGAGGAGCACAGCGTCGAGCGCACACTGGCCGAGCACCGCGCCATCGTCGACGCGATGGTCCTCGGCAACCGCGACCTGGTCCGGTCCTGGATCACCGTGCACATCAGCGGTGTCGAGTCCTGGCTGCGCCGGGCCGGCCAGACCCCCGAGGGCTGGCAGGACCCGACCGCAGGTGCTCCGGAGGTCGCTCAGGTGCCGAGCGAGATGCCGCCGTCGACGTAG
- a CDS encoding SDR family NAD(P)-dependent oxidoreductase, which yields MGRFDGRVAVITGAARGIGFGTATRYAEEGASVAIVDLDEAAAAEAAARLPLVGGAKAVGIGANVADGASVEAAVERVVAELGGIHVLVNNAGITRDNLLFKMTEDDWDLVMGVHLKGAFLMTKAAQKHFVEQKYGKVVNISSISALGNRGQANYSAAKMGIQGFTRTLGIELGPFGINVNAVAPGFIATEMTDATAARLKMDVEEFRRLNAEANPVRRVGHPEDIAAAVTFLSSDEASYITGQTVYVDGGISLGT from the coding sequence ATGGGTCGTTTCGACGGGCGGGTCGCCGTCATCACCGGTGCCGCGCGGGGGATCGGGTTCGGTACCGCCACGCGTTATGCGGAGGAGGGTGCCTCGGTCGCGATCGTGGACCTCGACGAGGCCGCTGCGGCCGAGGCGGCGGCGAGGCTGCCGCTGGTCGGGGGCGCGAAGGCCGTGGGGATCGGTGCGAACGTCGCCGACGGTGCGTCGGTCGAGGCTGCTGTCGAGCGGGTGGTGGCCGAGCTGGGTGGGATCCACGTGCTGGTCAACAATGCCGGGATCACCCGCGACAACCTGTTGTTCAAGATGACCGAGGACGACTGGGACCTGGTGATGGGGGTGCACCTGAAGGGTGCGTTCTTGATGACCAAGGCCGCTCAGAAGCACTTCGTGGAGCAGAAGTACGGCAAGGTCGTGAACATCTCCTCGATCTCGGCGCTGGGCAACCGGGGCCAGGCGAACTACTCGGCGGCGAAGATGGGGATCCAGGGGTTCACCCGGACCCTGGGGATCGAGCTGGGTCCGTTCGGGATCAACGTGAACGCGGTCGCGCCCGGTTTCATCGCGACCGAGATGACCGATGCCACCGCGGCTCGTCTGAAGATGGATGTCGAGGAGTTCCGGCGGCTCAACGCGGAGGCGAACCCGGTGCGCCGGGTGGGTCATCCTGAGGACATCGCGGCGGCGGTGACGTTCTTGTCCAGTGACGAGGCGTCCTACATCACCGGCCAGACCGTCTACGTCGACGGCGGCATCTCGCTCGGCACCTGA